From Aspergillus fumigatus Af293 chromosome 5, whole genome shotgun sequence, a single genomic window includes:
- a CDS encoding GTPase-activating protein GCS1: MWEVDPETKAKLLQISKTNGNDRCCDCGAPSPQWASPKFGTFICLNCAGTHRGLGVHISFVRSITMDAFKTSEILRMENGGNDPWKTFYDNHPITQSEGRTFEDSTIKERYEGDVGEEWKERLSATVEGREYVPGQLKPKKPAADPSTSRSSTPFTNTNTNRGSGAGSPASHDGLDPTGASRKDRNEAYFAKLGSENAARSASLPPSQGGKYTGFGGGLPPTAGSKTSPARGAVPGLDEFQKDPVGALTKGFGWFTTAVGKSAKTVNEMYIQPTAKTVPSPLFSVGEIAESEFAAQARLQAAQLGQNIQIGARGAADHLTRFVEGPDEAAAAAARRRQEPERKDFWDEFASLAEQDTHRRNTSRSSAIGTTAIRPSGGGPTGGSSGAGSGNATGTASSGGRGGDEGGWDDNW, translated from the exons ATGTGGGAGGTTGATCCAGAGACGAAGGCCAAG CTTCTTCAAATCTCCAAGACGAATGGCAACGACAGATGCTGCGACTGCGGTGCTCCATCACCCCAATGG GCCTCACCTAAGTTCGGAACCTTCATCTGCCTAAACTGCGCCGGCACGCATCGAGGATTGGGTGTGCATATCTCCTTCGTCCGCTCCATCACCATGGATGCCTTCAAAACGTCCGAGATCCTCCGCATGGAGAACGGAGGCAACGACCCCTGGAAGACCTTTTACGACAACCACCCCATCACGCAGTCCGAAGGCCGGACCTTCGAAGACTCAACCATCAAGGAACGGTACGAAGGTGATGTCGGCGAAGAATGGAAGGAGCGACTTTCCGCCACCGTCGAAGGCCGCGAATACGTCCCCGGCCAACTGAAGCCCAAAAAACCAGCCGCGGACCCATCCACCTCCCGGTCGAGCACGCCGTTCACCAACACAAACACAAATAGGGGCAGCGGCGCCGGCTCTCCCGCCTCGCACGACGGCCTCGACCCTACTGGCGCGAGCAGGAAAGATCGCAACGAGGCATACTTTGCCAAACTGGGTTCCGAGAACGCAGCGCGCTCGGCCTCCCTGCCGCCCTCGCAGGGCGGGAAATACACCGGCTTCGGCGGCGGCTTGCCCCCCACGGCAGGATCCAAGACATCCCCCGCGCGCGGGGCGGTGCCGGGCCTCGACGAGTTCCAAAAGGATCCCGTCGGCGCGCTAACGAAGGGGTTTGGCTGGTTTACGACGGCTGTTGGGAAGAGCGCGAAGACGGTCAATGAGATGTATATCCAGCCGACGGCGAAAACGGTACCCTCGCCCCTTTTCTCGGTGGGAGAA ATAGCCGAATCGGAATTTGCGGCCCAGGCGCGCCTTCAGGCTGCGCAGCTGGGTCAGAACATCCAGATTGGCGCGCGCGGCGCCGCGGACCATTTGACTCGCTTCGTTGAGGGACCGGATGAggccgcggcggcggcggcccGTCGGCGCCAGGAGCCCGAGCGGAAGGATTTCTGGGATGAGTTTGCCTCGTTGGCCGAGCAGGATACTCACCGGCGAAATACGTCGCGGTCGAGTGCGATCGGGACGACAGCTATCAGGCCTAGTGGCGGGGGGCCGACTGGGGGTTCGTCTGGTGCTGGGTCGGGGAATGCGACGGGGACGGCATCGTCAGGTGGAAGAGGGGGTGACGAGGGAGGGTGGGATGATAACTGGTAG
- a CDS encoding mitochondrial elongation factor MEF2 translates to MVAAPFLRSFPQAVRSNRPRAAVDAAKRLGVRTGRTTISDKICVLRSQYEAKGFSTSTSRWQEKILDRTRNIGIIAHIDAGKTTTTERMLYYSGFTRRIGDVDEGSTVTDFLPAERARGITIQSAAITFHWPPTAGESDKQEVQTPRSASSHTINLIDTPGHADFTFEVLRSLRILDGAVCILDGVAGVEAQTERVWHQASTYRIPRIVYVNKLDRDGAAFGRTVREVGSRLGAFPAVCQIPWFENGNGRFVGVADAINLQGLRWEEGDGKVVKMLSLEQLDAEEAQLGKELRRARIALVELLSEHDEAMVEKFLECDENHLAVPPQDILESLRRCLLEESGSNIVPIFAGASFRNIGVQPLLDAVVNLLPSPLEAPDPEVSIGGVQGGLQRLLSGELLVESGEKSQSPKGKQRKSVAHAESQNVMKNLQGCALAFKVVNDAKRGVLVYVRVYSGSLDRNCVLFNTNLNVSERAPRLLKMYANDAVEVDSIPEGHIGVVVGLKHARTGDTLVSYAGNKATPPKPLNTLQLRPINVPPPVFFASVEPHSLSEEKKVQECLALLLREDPSLHVAVDEDSGQTLLSGMGELHLEIARDRLINDLKAKATMGRIEIGYRETPLGPSPAVTKIFDKEIAGRKGKAGCTALVEPFNRDTSPAPEPDALAVETRDGNQIIILAPDLQIEHTKKGTEESPFLPPGLDVHTLRTALQNGCLAALARGPQFTFPMHSTRVTLTLDPATHIFGTDTTPSALSAAARLATSAALRDLLPSPTQPRPGTSLMEPVMNVIISVDEASLGAVVHDISASRGGHIISLDEDIPITATDASPMGAGAEEPVIIDQSRIYAPPDPFETPSVGVEIPAAVNRPRTITAKVPLKEMVGYLKHLRSLSAGRGTFVMSVDRFELMSAQRQKAVLAELRGGFY, encoded by the coding sequence ATGGTTGCAGCTCCTTTCCTGCGCAGCTTTCCCCAGGCGGTACGATCCAATCGTCCAAGAGCAGCTGTTGATGCTGCCAAACGCCTTGGGGTGAGGACAGGACGGACCACGATCTCTGACAAAATCTGTGTGCTTCGGAGTCAATACGAAGCGAAGGGTTTCTCGACATCTACATCAAGATGGCAAGAGAAAATTCTGGACCGAACAAGGAACATTGGTATCATAGCCCACATTGATGCAGGCAAGACAACCACCACAGAGCGTATGCTCTACTATAGTGGCTTTACCAGAAGGATAGGGGACGTGGACGAGGGATCTACAGTCACTGATTTTCTTCCGGCTGAGCGTGCGCGAGGAATCACTATTCAGTCTGCGGCCATTACCTTCCACTGGCCGCCAACTGCCGGGGAGAGTGATAAGCAAGAAGTGCAGACCCCCAGATCTGCGTCATCACATACGATCAATCTGATTGATACTCCTGGACACGCGGACTTTACATTTGAGGTTCTGCGATCGTTGCGCATCTTGGATGGCGCAGTCTGCATACTGGACGGTGTAGCTGGTGTCGAGGCGCAGACGGAGCGAGTCTGGCACCAAGCAAGCACTTATCGCATTCCCCGGATTGTCTATGTTAACAAACTAGACAGAGACGGAGCTGCATTTGGGCGGACGGTAAGAGAGGTAGGCTCCAGGCTGGGGGCCTTTCCGGCTGTGTGCCAGATTCCCTGGTTTGAAAATGGCAATGGTCGCTTTGTCGGGGTAGCTGACGCGATCAACCTACAAGGCCTTCGAtgggaagagggggatgGCAAGGTTGTCAAGATGCTGAGCCTCGAGCAGCTAGATGCTGAGGAGGCCCAACTCGGTAAGGAGCTCCGACGTGCCCGGATAGCGCTTGTCGAACTGCTGAGCGAGCACGACGAGGCGATGGTGGAGAAATTCCTAGAATGCGAtgagaaccatcttgccgTTCCTCCGCAGGACATCTTGGAGAGCCTGCGTCGGTGTCTCCTCGAGGAGTCAGGAAGCAACATCGTCCCGATTTTTGCGGGCGCCAGCTTCCGCAACATCGGAGTCCAACCCCTTCTGGATGCCGTGGTGAACCTCCTTCCGAGTCCGCTCGAGGCCCCCGATCCGGAGGTCAGCATTGGAGGGGTTCAAGGAGGGTTGCAGCGCCTTCTCTCGGGAGAACTCCTTGTGGAGTCGGGCGAAAAGTCCCAATCTCCCAAAGGCAAGCAGAGAAAGTCTGTCGCGCATGCCGAGTCCCAGAATGTGATGAAGAACTTGCAAGGATGCGCCCTGGCCTTCAAGGTAGTCAACGATGCAAAACGAGGGGTTTTGGTATATGTGCGCGTGTACTCTGGATCCCTGGACCGCAACTGCGTTCTGTTCAACACCAACCTGAATGTCTCAGAGCGCGCTCCGCGCTTACTCAAGATGTACGCCAACGATGCGGTGGAAGTGGATTCGATTCCAGAAGGACACATTGGTGTCGTGGTCGGCCTCAAACATGCCCGGACCGGTGACACCCTCGTCTCCTACGCGGGGAACAAAGCGACACCTCCAAAGCCACTGAATACATTGCAGTTGCGACCCATCAACGTACCGCCTCccgtcttcttcgccagcgtAGAGCCACACAGTCTGagcgaagagaagaaggtgCAGGAATGTCTCGCGCTCCTATTGCGAGAAGACCCTAGTCTGCATGTAGCCGTGGACGAGGACTCCGGGCAGACCCTGCTGAGCGGAATGGGCGAGCTCCATCTGGAGATTGCTCGCGATCGCCTGATCAACGatctcaaggccaaggcaaCCATGGGTCGCATCGAGATCGGCTACCGCGAAACGCCTCTGGGCCCGTCCCCTGCCGTGACCAAGATCTTCGACAAGGAGATCGCCGGCCGTAAGGGCAAAGCCGGCTGCACGGCCCTAGTCGAGCCGTTCAACCGAGACACATCACCAGCCCCAGAACCGGACGCTCTCGCTGTCGAGACCCGCGACGGGAACCAAATCATCATTCTCGCCCCCGACCTCCAAATCGAACACACCAAGAAAGGCACCGAGGAGAGCCCCTTCCTCCCGCCAGGCCTGGACGTACACACATTGCGCACAGCCCTGCAAAACGGGTGTCTGGCTGCCCTCGCGCGCGGGCCCCAATTCACCTTCCCCATGCACAGCACCCGCGTTACGCTCACCCTCGACCCAGCCACACACATCTTCGGCACCGACACCACCCCCTCCGCTCTCTCCGCCGCAGCCCGCCTCGCCACATCCGCCGCACTCCGCGACCTCCTCCCCTCGCCCACCCAGCCCAGACCAGGAACCTCGCTTATGGAACCCGTCATGAAcgtcatcatcagtgtcGACGAAGCCAGCCTCGGCGCCGTCGTCCACGACATCTCCGCCTCCCGCGGCGGCCACATCATCTCCCTCGACGAGGACATCCCCATCACAGCTACCGATGCCTCGCCCATGGGTGCGGGTGCCGAAGAACCCGTCATCATTGACCAGAGCCGGATCTACGCCCCGCCGGATCCCTTCGAGACGCCTTCCGTCGGCGTCGAGATCCCTGCCGCGGTGAACCGGCCCCGCACCATTACGGCGAAGGTGCCGCTGAAGGAGATGGTGGGATACCTGAAGCATCTCCGCAGTCTGAGCGCGGGTCGGGGCACGTTTGTGATGTCTGTCGATCGGTTTGAGCTTATGAGCGCGCAAAGGCAGAAGGCCGTGCTGGCGGAGTTACGCGGAGGCTTTTATTGA